In Bacillus cereus ATCC 14579, a single window of DNA contains:
- a CDS encoding methionine ABC transporter ATP-binding protein — MISFNNVSKLYESAGQSVHAVEDVTLSVEKGEIFGIIGFSGAGKSTLLRLVNMLERPTAGTISIDDKDITSLSTKELRKLRQRIGMIFQSFNLFNSRTVFGNIAYPLKLAKVPKNEIKERVNELLKFVGLEDKANYYPEQLSGGQKQRVGIARALATSPDILICDEATSALDPETTTEILNLLKKVNREYNLTILLITHEMHVVKEICHRVAVMEKGKVIEEGKLFDVFTQPKTKTTQNFVRSVINDHLPESVLAKIQNGGQIYRLTFTGEETGQPVLSYIAKNYNVDVNVLYGNIIELQNVLFGNLLVELQGEQREIQKALQHLRLQVQLKEVEAHAS, encoded by the coding sequence ATGATTTCTTTTAACAATGTAAGTAAATTGTATGAATCAGCTGGGCAATCTGTTCATGCGGTGGAGGATGTAACATTATCAGTTGAGAAAGGCGAAATTTTTGGCATTATTGGTTTTAGTGGCGCTGGAAAGAGTACGTTATTACGCTTAGTAAATATGTTAGAGAGACCGACGGCAGGAACGATTTCAATAGATGATAAAGATATTACATCATTATCGACGAAAGAATTACGTAAACTGAGACAAAGAATCGGAATGATTTTCCAAAGTTTTAATTTATTTAATTCAAGAACAGTATTTGGAAATATTGCTTATCCATTAAAGTTAGCGAAAGTACCAAAGAATGAGATAAAAGAAAGAGTAAATGAACTGCTGAAGTTTGTAGGGTTAGAAGATAAAGCAAACTATTACCCAGAGCAGCTATCAGGTGGACAAAAGCAGCGTGTGGGCATTGCTAGAGCACTTGCGACATCGCCAGATATTCTTATATGTGATGAGGCAACATCAGCCTTAGATCCAGAAACAACGACAGAAATTCTAAACTTATTAAAGAAAGTAAATAGAGAATACAATTTAACAATTCTTCTTATTACACATGAAATGCATGTTGTGAAAGAAATTTGTCACCGTGTAGCTGTAATGGAGAAGGGAAAAGTTATTGAAGAAGGAAAACTGTTTGATGTTTTCACGCAACCAAAAACAAAGACGACTCAAAACTTTGTACGTTCTGTCATTAATGATCATTTACCGGAAAGTGTTCTAGCGAAAATTCAAAATGGTGGTCAAATTTATCGTCTAACATTTACTGGTGAGGAGACAGGACAGCCGGTACTATCATATATCGCAAAAAACTATAACGTCGATGTAAATGTACTGTACGGAAATATTATTGAACTTCAAAATGTGCTATTTGGAAATCTTCTTGTAGAGTTGCAAGGTGAGCAGAGGGAAATTCAAAAAGCATTACAACATCTAAGACTGCAAGTGCAGCTGAAGGAGGTAGAAGCTCATGCGAGTTGA
- a CDS encoding methionine ABC transporter permease → MRVDWSIFWPRILDATGDTLLMVIVTLIFATILGIPLGLLLYVTRKGNFLENKWVFSILNIIINTIRPVPFIIFLVALSPLTRSVIGTTIGTAAAIFPMTLVASIGIARMVETNLVSVPKGVIEAAQAMGASPIRIVFEILVPEALAPLILGVTFMTVGLIEFSAVAGLVGGGGLGDLAMTYGYQRFDTSVMFVTVVLLIILVQIAQNLGNYFAKVLLRRS, encoded by the coding sequence ATGCGAGTTGATTGGAGTATATTTTGGCCGCGCATACTAGATGCGACGGGGGATACCCTCTTAATGGTAATTGTAACCCTTATATTTGCTACAATTCTTGGTATACCTCTAGGTTTACTTTTATATGTAACGAGAAAAGGAAACTTTTTAGAAAATAAATGGGTCTTTTCTATTCTTAACATCATAATTAATACAATTCGTCCGGTACCATTCATTATCTTTTTAGTAGCCTTAAGTCCACTAACAAGAAGTGTTATCGGAACGACGATTGGAACAGCAGCGGCAATTTTCCCGATGACGTTAGTCGCATCAATTGGTATTGCTAGAATGGTTGAAACAAACCTTGTTTCCGTTCCGAAAGGAGTAATTGAAGCAGCGCAAGCAATGGGCGCCTCGCCAATTAGAATTGTTTTTGAAATCCTTGTACCAGAAGCGTTAGCACCATTAATCTTAGGTGTCACATTTATGACAGTTGGTTTAATTGAATTTTCTGCAGTTGCTGGGCTTGTCGGTGGTGGCGGTCTTGGTGATTTAGCAATGACATATGGTTATCAACGTTTTGATACATCAGTTATGTTCGTAACGGTCGTGTTACTTATTATTCTCGTACAGATAGCTCAAAATTTAGGAAATTACTTTGCGAAAGTCTTGTTACGTAGATCATAA
- a CDS encoding MetQ/NlpA family ABC transporter substrate-binding protein, with translation MKKILAFALSAIVGISALSGCSDAGAKEKTVRIGVTGTDGNAWEIVKRKAEKEGIKVKLIEFSDYTTPNKALADGDIELNSFQHIAFLEQFKKEHKLDITAVGTTQIAPMGLYSEKYKKSNEIPDGSEIAIPNDPTNQARALKLLDAAGLLKLKKDFGLFGDPSGIAENPKKLKITPVIAQQTPRVLKDVAASVINNGVAGQAGLDPAKDPIFLEDPKNENAKPYINIFAARTKDKDDPTLKKVIELYHSKEVTDAIKKETNDGSISVDLSLEELEKIVK, from the coding sequence ATGAAGAAAATTTTAGCATTTGCATTATCAGCGATTGTAGGGATTTCGGCGTTAAGTGGCTGCTCGGATGCAGGAGCAAAAGAGAAAACAGTTCGCATTGGTGTAACTGGAACGGATGGAAACGCTTGGGAAATTGTAAAGAGAAAAGCTGAAAAAGAAGGGATTAAAGTTAAACTGATTGAGTTCTCTGATTACACAACGCCAAATAAAGCGTTAGCTGATGGAGATATTGAACTAAACTCATTCCAGCATATTGCGTTCTTAGAGCAATTTAAAAAGGAACATAAGTTAGATATTACAGCTGTTGGTACAACACAAATTGCACCAATGGGTTTATACTCTGAAAAATATAAGAAATCAAATGAAATCCCAGATGGTTCAGAAATTGCAATTCCAAACGATCCAACGAACCAAGCACGTGCATTAAAACTTCTTGATGCAGCTGGATTATTAAAGCTGAAAAAGGATTTTGGTCTATTTGGAGATCCAAGTGGTATTGCTGAAAATCCGAAGAAATTAAAAATTACACCGGTTATCGCACAGCAAACACCTCGTGTGTTAAAAGATGTAGCGGCATCAGTTATTAATAACGGTGTTGCTGGTCAAGCTGGATTAGATCCAGCGAAGGATCCTATTTTCTTAGAAGATCCAAAGAATGAAAATGCGAAGCCTTATATTAATATTTTCGCAGCTCGTACGAAAGATAAAGATGATCCAACACTGAAAAAAGTAATTGAATTATACCATTCAAAAGAAGTAACAGATGCAATTAAGAAAGAAACAAATGATGGTTCAATTTCAGTAGATCTTTCACTTGAGGAGCTTGAAAAAATCGTAAAATAA
- a CDS encoding YiaA/YiaB family inner membrane protein, producing MRRRNTQAFTFLAWTSFVCALSGMLIGIYTLDETLSVKGYYLIGTLFLTMSCFVLQKTIRDNEEDNERFPKNKPLDKE from the coding sequence ATGAGAAGACGTAATACGCAAGCGTTCACATTTTTAGCATGGACTTCATTTGTTTGTGCGCTTTCAGGTATGCTAATTGGGATTTATACGTTAGATGAAACGCTTAGTGTAAAAGGATACTATTTAATTGGAACATTATTTTTAACGATGTCTTGTTTTGTATTACAAAAAACAATTCGTGATAATGAAGAAGATAACGAGAGATTTCCAAAAAATAAACCGTTAGATAAAGAGTAA
- the gatC gene encoding Asp-tRNA(Asn)/Glu-tRNA(Gln) amidotransferase subunit GatC codes for MSRISVENVKHVAHLARLAITDQEAEKFQKQLDAIVTFAEQLNELDTTDVKPTTHVLTMKNVMREDVPEKGLPVEEVLKNAPDHKDNQIRVPAVLE; via the coding sequence GTGTCAAGAATTTCCGTTGAGAATGTAAAGCACGTAGCACATTTAGCACGTCTTGCAATTACTGATCAAGAAGCAGAAAAATTTCAAAAACAACTAGATGCAATTGTTACATTTGCAGAACAGTTAAATGAATTAGATACAACAGATGTAAAACCAACAACTCATGTATTAACTATGAAAAATGTTATGCGTGAAGATGTACCAGAAAAAGGTTTACCAGTTGAAGAAGTATTAAAAAATGCACCGGATCACAAAGATAATCAAATCCGTGTTCCAGCAGTATTAGAATAG